Part of the Bradyrhizobium sp. AZCC 1721 genome, GCGGGCGTCGCGATGTAGCGCTCTACCGTCTCGAACCCCCAGCTTAAACGCGGATATCTGCGCCGTGATGGTTACGCGTCATAAGTCGATTTTGCACGCGCGATGTCGATATCACGAGGTTGGGCGTTGTTTGCTGAAGCTAGCTCAAACTTGCTCATGATGGGTTGGAATATCCGATCAGTGCGACATCAATGTGGGTTTGGTCATCGAGGCAAGCATACCACGTGTCGTTCCGCCAAGAATAAACTCCCGCAGCCGGGAATGCCCGTACCCGCCCATGACGATGAGGTCGGCACCTGTATCGGCTGCATATGACAGGATTGCATTGGAAACATCGATCTTGCTGACGGGAATGCGCTCAATCGTGGCGTTTACTCCGTGACGGGTCAAGTGGGTCGCGATGTCCGCACCCGGACGGTCTGCGCTTTTGGCGCTCTGGGTGTCCGCAACAACAATACTCGTCGTGCCCGATCGGGTAAGAAACGGCATGGCATCGGCGACCGCTCGGGCGGCTGCCCGGCTGCCATCCCAGCACACCATGATATGATCGAGTTTGAGGCGATCCTTCTGAATAAAAGGTACGATGAGCACCGGTCTTCCGGATTCGAACAGCGCTGCCTCAAGGACGATATTCGTGGTTCGATGATCCCGGTCCCCTTCAAATTGGCCAATGACGGAAAGATCGAATCGTCTTGCGATATGCGCAAACTGGGTTGGTACGTCGCCGACGTCAGCTTGAATTCTGCGCGTTTCAGCTGAAACGCCGGCGCGACGCGTCGCCTCGTCAAACGCGGTGGCCACGGACTCTGCGCGTTCTTGAGCTTCAGCTTGCTGGGCTCGAATAAAGTTAGCCGACAGGTCAACGCCACCGACCACTGCCGGATAGAAGGCGGTCCCCATGATGTGTGCGCCGAATGTTTCCGCAACCGATAAGGCGTAGTTGGAAACGCCATCTTGCGATGCCCCGTAAGACAGGTTGACAAGAATATCCTTGATCATGCGTCTGCCTCCAGTTAGGTGATCGCCTCCCTTTCTGTTGAAATAATATAGTAGTGGCTTTCGGCAGTCCTAGTGCCAGCTCCTATCGTTCACGGTCGACTCGGTAAGGGCACTGGCGCGAAAGCGTCAGATAACAGCGAGGCTCCGCAAAGGGCCACCACTTCAAGGCTCCTCTCTACCATCCTCCGTGTTTAGTTCTCGGTACACACACACCGGAAATCCGATCAGCCGAATGCGGTCCGCAGTTTTGGGACGACCTTCTCGGAATACAGGCGAAGAAACTTCTCCTGGTTGGGACCCGGTGCGTGGAAGCCGCAAATCGTTACCGCGCCGAAGCATAGCCAGACCGTCGTGCTCGGCTCGCTCTGGCGCGCCCGCAGAAGCCCGGCGCCCGCGTTGGGTTGCAGGCGATCCGCCGCGGCAGGACCCGGGAGCCGGAGCGAACATCAAGCGCGCCACCACAGCTAGAGGATCATGTGCCACTAGGCGGCGGGGTTCCGACCTTCCGCAAGGTGCGGCCATGGTCGTGGCAGCAACTTTCCGAGCTTTCATTGCCGGGAATGATGAGCGATAATCAATAAGCCGATCGCGGCAGGTAGGTGCGCGCTGCATGAATCGGTGCACGGAGATGGTAAAGCCGATGCCTGAGCGGACGTACAGTCGAGACAGCGATATCGATGCCACAAGAGCAGGAGCTCGTTTGCCCGGCCTCGACATCGAGATCATTCACCGGCAATCGCCGAATGGTGATTGGGAGCAGATGTCGATCAACCTGCGGGCAACACCGTCCTTCGAAGCGCTCGGGTCCTTGTTCGAGGCAGCTAACCCTTTTACGTTTTGGGTGCAGGCCACTCGGTTTATGTGGATGCCGTGGCTGCTCACGGCGCAGACGATGATGCTGCCGGCAGGCCGGCCGCGAACGCTCCCGAGCGCCGTCCACCCAGAGCGAAAGGCGCCGACGGCTAACGGTTAGCGAGCCAAAGGATCAGAGAAAGGGTCACGCTGACCAGCAGCGATGTTGCGAGCGGGATATAAACGCGGAAGTTGTCGCGCTCGATGACAATGTCGCCGGGCAACCGGCCCAAGCCGATCTTGTTGATCACTGGCCATAGCAGCCCAAGCGCAACGAGCGACAAGCCGAAGATGATGAGCAGACGCGAGATCGACATTGCGCCGAGCCTTCGATCACCGTGGGTGAGCCGATCGAGGGAGCGCAAGCGGGATTTGGCGTGCTGCTGTGACCGCGTCCGTCGCACGGCTCGGATGGGTCAGTATAGCGTTTTCGAGCGAATTGGACACACGCGCTTGGGCAAGCTGACACCATGATTGCGCTGTTCACAGATTTTGGGTTGAATGGCCCGTATATGGGTCAGATGAAGGGGCATGACGGAGAGTTGCGCCACAATGTCTAGCC contains:
- a CDS encoding DUF2905 domain-containing protein, which translates into the protein MSISRLLIIFGLSLVALGLLWPVINKIGLGRLPGDIVIERDNFRVYIPLATSLLVSVTLSLILWLANR
- a CDS encoding universal stress protein; translation: MIKDILVNLSYGASQDGVSNYALSVAETFGAHIMGTAFYPAVVGGVDLSANFIRAQQAEAQERAESVATAFDEATRRAGVSAETRRIQADVGDVPTQFAHIARRFDLSVIGQFEGDRDHRTTNIVLEAALFESGRPVLIVPFIQKDRLKLDHIMVCWDGSRAAARAVADAMPFLTRSGTTSIVVADTQSAKSADRPGADIATHLTRHGVNATIERIPVSKIDVSNAILSYAADTGADLIVMGGYGHSRLREFILGGTTRGMLASMTKPTLMSH